The genomic segment CAAAAGCCTTATCTCCTTGAGTTCTTCCTGTGATGCTTGGAATGGCAACCGATTTAGCAGTTATCAGTCCTCTTGCAAATCACTAGAGCAGCATGTGAATTGAAACTATGTGCAATACTTCAAACAAACTATGACCTCCCTTTACTTGACTCAATATGGTATCACTTTATTGACACATTGTCTGAAGCCAAAGGTCAACTACCGTAGTCAGTGACTTTCTgtgagtgatgtttttttttcttcttctttatttttCGGTTTGTTAGTAgttctttttaaataataataataataataataatacattttatttgtgggcgcctttctagaaactcaaggacaccttacaacaagcagttaaaatcacgactacaatgttaaaaacaacatcaaataagaaaaaataaatacaacaaaaataaataaataaattaaataatggctttatggtctgagtgaataggcttgtcgaaacagatgtgtgagTAATGACAATGAGTAATGACACTGTTTTGATAAAAGatcattttgttttcctctcaGATGCTGGTCTCTTCCCAGTCGCTCGCCTTCGTGGGAGATGACCTTTACATAGAGAGTCAAACATCAGGTGACCTCCCGATAGATGATGAAGACGGGGACGACTTGGGATCGGGATCTGGATCCGGGGACTATGGTAAGGTGACTGGGATTGCTTTTGAGTGACTTCCTAAggtcacaaaaaaagtctgaaaatcTGCATtggtagatttttttcccccctgtttCTGACAGTGTTTCAGTTGTACACCACATATTTACTTCTCTAAATGATACCCTATTTTTAAGGTGCATACATTTATGAGATGAGCAGCGTGACTGAGTCTCATTCTATTCTGCTGTTGTTTCTCATGTTTGGTGTGCTTCAGTGAATCAGATCGATGTCTTATCagtaacaaggaaaaaaaacaaggcaattTTACAATTTGTAGCAAAGCGTAAGGAGCTTCAGGAGTGTGCACGCACAATCCCGAAATCTGGTCTCAATGCtgaaattattattcatttgactttttcacTCATCAGATGGATAGACTATTGGGGCTGTTCCAGATCTTTGTCCTAAGGTGATGTGGTCGGggtgatatttttatttcaagcaAGTGGATGCAAAATACTTTTACCGTTTATTCATAATGATCCATCTTTATCTGTGCATAAGTCCCAGTTTGctcacagcagacattttgacaCAGTAACACAGTGAGTAGGAGAACAGATTTAAGTTGCATACACAAGAAAATATGTACCAAACAATGACCCTCTTGACATTAGTCTAGCTTTTGCTGAAGAGATCAGGAATTTATTTGCACTTTTTGGGTCGACATGCCATTGGTGGGACGGTACACCCTCTCAAAATCACATCGGCATTTATTCATCATCCTACATGAACTAGGAAGTAGCCTGCTAACTaacaaacaagcacaaataTGATTCTAAAAAAGGCCTTTCTAATCATTAATAATTATCTTAACAGTGAATCTGTTGTTTGCCATTAGCTTCATTTGCTTATAATGCTGCCCAGTGAGGCTAGATATTGCAATAAAAGGGATCTTTGTCGTTGAACTCTACTACCTTCCTTTATCTGACATCAttcatgttgttgtttcttcagtccgcaaaaaaacgaatcaacagTGCTTCTGCAAGTCATTAGAATGTTGCTAATCAGTACAGACTCCTCCACTCCTTTGTTGCTTCGTACACAACCCGCTTATCATTCCACCTTAAAGGGACATTTCCACACATCAATATACTGTGCCTGTGTAGTTGTAGTTGGGTTACCACATTTGTGTGGtagcccaaaaataaaatgcgaaATACTTCTCTTCTGAATGATAGTTTCCTGAAGTGTGTTACAATTACCTGATATAAAATTCATCTCCTCAGGAATGAATATTCCAGAGTAAACATTCAAAACTAGATTTCATATTGAAATTACTTGGAAATTGGCCCTATTAAAAGtattttaatgtctttaatGAATCTCTACCTTGAAATTCACGTTTTTAGTTATTCTGACGAAATAAATTGTCTTGACCGCgatattcaaatttttttaGATGCACCTTTTATATTGATCATAACAACATtgccaaaaaaacaattaaaatgatgCTGCAGGTGGAGCGCAAGGTCAAACTCCTGAAAAGTGACTCATACCTTGAATCTGTTGATaggaaaagaagaggaggagacggCGATCCTCACCTTGAACAAGAGTGAAGAAATGCTTCCAACCCAATCAACAGCACACTCTCCAGTCGGTCAACCGACCAAAGCAGCTGACCCGCGCAATCCACCGAACACAGTGATGTACAGTGAGACAACAGCGATCAGTATGGACACTAAGGACAAGgaggtaaaattaaaaaaaagtccatattGACGCTGGTGCTGTGCAAACTATGGCTCCATACAGCCAGCCCTGTACGATCTTTTATCTCGCCCACCAACCAGTTACATTATCAAATCTCCAGTAAATTATTGCATGtgtagcagattttttttcactgtcatGGTCATACGCATTTGTGAGCAATAAATATGCATTTAACATGTTTGTTTTAGAACAATCATTGGCTACTGAGTTATAGATtcattataaataaaaaaaatagaaggatGTGTTATTGCAGTtgtttaaatcaggtgtgttggtgtGGGGAGATATCTAAAACAGACAGGATACGGCTCTCGAGGGACTGGAGTTGCCTACCTCTGCCCTAGAGCACTGAGGTTTTTCCAGCCCTGCTTTACATACCTGCTTGTTCCTTTTAGGTGGCAGGCAACGACCCAACGGCCGACTCATTCACACATGCTCCCAGTCCCAGCTCCACTTCCAAGGACATCAAAGAAACCCCAGAAGACAATAGCCTGGATAGGTGGGACGACTCCTCCGCCACCAAAGATGGTGAAGACAAAGATACAAGCGACCTTCTGACAAATGAAATTCTCGTGAGTCGAGACAGCAGAATGTTTGACTCTCCCGATGATGTGACATCTGAGAGTATGTGGGAGCGAACGGAGGTGCTGGCAGGTAAGCGCACATTTACTTGCAATGACTCTCAagaaaacatgcacaaaatACAACGGTCCAATCGCGGTTCCTTCTGCCCTTCCAGCGGTGATAGCCTGTGTGGTGGTCGGCTTGCTTTGTGCCATCTTCCTCCTTGTCCTGCTGGCCTACCGCATGAAGAAGAAGGACGAAGGAAGCTATGACCTGGGGGACACCAAACTTTCCTCAACAGCTTACCAGAAAGCACCAACCAAGGAGttttacgcctaaaccaaccaATAGAGACTGTGAATAGATATCATCACTTGTCTGTTCGAACTGAGAGCGGATCATTATCAGCTTTATTTTCTAATTTTCAACCGCGCCAAACTCCCCTGCTCGTCTCTCCCGTCTGCTATCTTTttacgtctctctctctctctctctgtctctctctctttagtcTGCACAATTCTCACACAGAACGGGAGAATTCAAATATAATATTCATATCATTCCAATCTGGGAAAAGAGTGGAAGTCTCTCTAGAGTGTCATAGGATTACAGCCATTCTAGTTCAGGAAAGTCAATTCAATCAACACTGTGCCTTAAACCCACACTGCATCTATAAGATGGACTCACAATGTTGTCAGCTCGGCTAAACAGTAATgaggaagttaaaaaaagaagtagGACGCCTTCATTGTATTTTGAATGATATCCTAAATGGTACTAGTAGGCCAAAGAACCAAAGGTTAATCActttttccctttattttttggtcGAGGTCAGATTTCATCTGttgttacatttcatttagtgcttttttaaaaaaatgactgtacgaatgttttttgttgttttcatgactaGTGAATATGTTATTTTATATTCTGTCCAGTATTGGTACGTGAGATTGGGTTCCTCTGCAGGTACATACCtttgtttttcctcacaagTCTTATATTCTAAATTCTCAATATGTTTTCTTTATTATCTTTGGAAATTGTAGCGTGTTTGTCTATTTtaaattttgagatttttgacCTAAAAGCCATTTTAAAGAAAAGGTTTGCAGTCTACAGATTGTAGATTTCAAATgcctttgcacacacacacaccatgtcaACTTTGCATTGAACATTCTTTATATTTACAGGACTATTTTCTGTGATGACTGAGTGAAGCAAGCAAGGCCAAACCACATTCCATTGC from the Hippocampus zosterae strain Florida chromosome 5, ASM2543408v3, whole genome shotgun sequence genome contains:
- the LOC127601484 gene encoding syndecan-2-B-like; the protein is MRTLWLLFLVGLAPGFISEKMLVSSQSLAFVGDDLYIESQTSGDLPIDDEDGDDLGSGSGSGDYGKEEEETAILTLNKSEEMLPTQSTAHSPVGQPTKAADPRNPPNTVMYSETTAISMDTKDKEVAGNDPTADSFTHAPSPSSTSKDIKETPEDNSLDRWDDSSATKDGEDKDTSDLLTNEILVSRDSRMFDSPDDVTSESMWERTEVLAAVIACVVVGLLCAIFLLVLLAYRMKKKDEGSYDLGDTKLSSTAYQKAPTKEFYA